The genomic DNA CAGATCGGCGGGTACTTCGCCGTCGAAAAGCTGGCCCCAGAGATCGCGGCGGAACCGGGTGATCGCATCGCCGCGCTCGGCCCAGATCACGCCGAGCTCGGTATCCCAATCGAAGCTGCGGCCGTTGATGTTCGCCGACGACATGAGGCACGCGGCATCGTCCGCGATCAGCAGCTTGCTGTGGATGTGGATCACCCCCGCGCCGAACGCGGTGCCCCTGCTCTTCTTGAACTTGGCATCCGCGCCGTCCGCTTCTTCCTGCTTGGCGAGGGTGAAGAGGCCGACGCGATCGCGCCCACCGGTCTTGAGCAGCCGCTCCAGCGCGCGCGCCTGGAGATATTCGCCATGCCGGTGGGCGGGGTTATCACCCTGGCCTTCGAAAGCGATCTCCTCCGGCGCATTGGCGATCAGGATGATGACCTCCAGGCCCGGGTTTTCCTCCAGCGCCTGCTCGATCCAGCGACCCGCCTCTTTCGACCGGAAGAATTGCGCCTCGATATAGAGCCGTTCGCGGGCCGCCCCGATGATCGCACGATGAGCGGCCTTGAGTTCACGGACCACGGCCTTGGGACCCAGCGCGAACAGCGTGGGCGACTTTCGCGAGACGGTGCGCACAAGCTGTACGGTCGCATCGCCCTCGCCCTCCCGCGCTTCGGCGGTCTCGGCCTTGTCCAGCGGATCGAGCATCAATTCGCGACCGCAACCGTCCGTCCACTCGGCGACGGTCGCGCGATAGCGCGGCATCTCGCGGTTCCATAAAGTCGCGAAATGCCGCGCCGCATCGCCGGCCACCGCGCCGGTGATCAGCGCCGACATGTCGTGCCAATTCTGGTTGGCGCGCTGCCGATGCCTCTGATCGTCCCAGCGGCGCTCGTTGAGATCGAGCCCGCCGACCACCACCTGCCGGCCGTCCACCACCACGAACTTCTGGTGATAGCTCGCCGGCCACAGCCGCGGCGGCGGCGATCGCCGCCAGCCTTCGGGCTTGCCGTCCGCCCAGCGCACCGAACGCCACAGCCCCGGCCGCGTGTCGAGGCCGCCGTCGTCGAGATCGGTACGGCCGATCAGCCCGTCGATCACCTTTCGCAGCCGCCGCCCGAGCGGGATGCGCAGCGCCTGGCGGATCGCCCAGCCCATCTCGCCCTCATGCTGGACGACGAGGAGCTGCAGGCGATCGCGCTGGCTCTCCTCCAGGGTCTCGATGATTTCGCGAATGCGCCGGTAGGTCGACCAGCTCCCGGCGTGGAGATAATCGGCGAGCACGGGCTCGAAGTCGGCGAGGAGGATGCGGAAGCGGATTCCTTCGCGCGCCTTGTGCGCGATGAGATCGCCCCAATCGCTGAGTCCGAGTGCTTTGGCCGCGTCCGAACGCAGCTTGGTACCGGGATCGAAGATGCGGAAGCCCATCCAGACGGTGGCTTCGGCGCCGAGCACCAGCCGCTCCAGCCGCGGATACATTTCCGCCGCCTCGATCAGCGGTTCCACCGTGCAATGGTCGCGCGGCGGCGCGGGGCAGAGCCAGCCGGCCCCGTCGTCCGCCGCGCACATGCTGGAGTCCCGGTCGATGAAGGGCGGGACGGTGGGCATGGTCATCCCTGCTCTGAATGCAACTCGATCGCCTTTTCAGCCTCCGCCTCCCGCGCGCGGCGGCGCTCGGTGAACCAGATGGCGATCAGCGACATTTCGTAGAGGAAGATCAGCGGCACCGCGAGCATGAACTGCGACAGCACGTCGGGCGGCGTTGCGACGGCGGCGATGATGAAGGCGACGAGGATCGCATAGCGCCGCCCTTTGACCAGCTGCGTCCGCGTCACCAGCCCGGCGCGCTCGAGCAGCATCAGCAGCACCGGCAGCAGGAAGGCGATGCCGAACGCCAGGATGAAGTGCATCACGAGGCTGAGATAATCGCCGACCGCGGGCAGCGCTTCCTGCTGGATACCGCCGAGATTGCCCTGGAAGCCGAGGAAGAAGCGGAACGCCGTCGGCATGACGACATAATAGGCCAGCGCGCCGCCGCCGATGAACAGAAGCGGCGTCGCGATCAGGAACGGCAGGAATGCGCGCTTTTCCTTCGCATAGAGCCCAGGCGCGATGAATGCCCAGATCTGGTTGGCGATGATCGGGAAGGCGAGGAAGAAGGCCGCGAAGAATGCGACGCGCACCTCGGTGAAGAACGCCTCGTAGAGCTTGGTGTAGACGAGCTTGCCCTTGCCCGGCCCGAAGGCGTCAACGAGTGGCTGCGCCAGGAAGGCAAAGATGTGATCGGCGAAATAAAAGCAGACGCCGAACGCCACCGCCAGCGCCAGAAAGGCGCGGATCAGCCGTTTGCGCAATTCCACCAGATGCTCGAGCAGCGGCGCCTTGCTGTCGTCGATATCGCGCATGTCAGCGTTCACCATCGTCGCTGCGCGGCGGCGGCATCTCGCCTTCGGGCAGCGGCAATTCGGGCTGGGCGGCGGAGGCTGCGGGCGCTTCGGCGCCGTCGGGCGGCGGCGCGGCGGCGGCGCTTTCCTCGGTCACCGGCGGAAGCTGCGGGTGCTCGCGCATGATCCGCTCATTCTCCGCCTTCCACTTCTTTTCCATCTCCTCCAGCTCGGCCTCGCGGATCATCGTATCGATGCCGGAACGAAAGTGACGCGCCATGCCCTTGGCGCGACCGACCCACTGGCCCACCGTGCGCATTGCGCGCGGCAAATCCTTGGGGCCGATCACCACGAGGGCGACGACGGCGATGATCAGAAGCTCCGTCGGAGCGATGTCGAACATTCAAGGCGCCTCGCGGGCGAAAAGCGGTTTAGGGCTCCCGGCGGTCCACCGGCGGGTCGGCGGGACGGGCGACCGGCGGATCGAGCGGCGCGCCGTCGACGCGGCCGACATCGCTGCTGCCGCCTTCCAGCCGCCGCGGCGGCACCACCGGCTCGTCGTCGTCGCTCATGCCCTTCTTGAAGCTTTTGAGGCCCTTCGCGACGTCGCCCATCATGTCGGAGAAGCGGCCCTTGCCGAACAGCAGCAGCACGATGATGCCGACGATGAGCCAATGCCAGAGGCTGAAACCACCCATTATGAAGAATCTCCAACGCTGTGAGGGACTACCTAGTCCTCATCGCCTTCGGTTTCCAGTTCCCGTTCGCCGATCCACTGTTCCATCGCGGTGTCGATCGGGTCGAGAAGGCCCGCCGCCTTCAGATCGTCGATGCCCGGCAGGTCGCGGC from Allosphingosinicella indica includes the following:
- the tatB gene encoding Sec-independent protein translocase protein TatB, with product MFDIAPTELLIIAVVALVVIGPKDLPRAMRTVGQWVGRAKGMARHFRSGIDTMIREAELEEMEKKWKAENERIMREHPQLPPVTEESAAAAPPPDGAEAPAASAAQPELPLPEGEMPPPRSDDGER
- a CDS encoding twin-arginine translocase TatA/TatE family subunit; this translates as MGGFSLWHWLIVGIIVLLLFGKGRFSDMMGDVAKGLKSFKKGMSDDDEPVVPPRRLEGGSSDVGRVDGAPLDPPVARPADPPVDRREP
- a CDS encoding phospholipase D family protein gives rise to the protein MPTVPPFIDRDSSMCAADDGAGWLCPAPPRDHCTVEPLIEAAEMYPRLERLVLGAEATVWMGFRIFDPGTKLRSDAAKALGLSDWGDLIAHKAREGIRFRILLADFEPVLADYLHAGSWSTYRRIREIIETLEESQRDRLQLLVVQHEGEMGWAIRQALRIPLGRRLRKVIDGLIGRTDLDDGGLDTRPGLWRSVRWADGKPEGWRRSPPPRLWPASYHQKFVVVDGRQVVVGGLDLNERRWDDQRHRQRANQNWHDMSALITGAVAGDAARHFATLWNREMPRYRATVAEWTDGCGRELMLDPLDKAETAEAREGEGDATVQLVRTVSRKSPTLFALGPKAVVRELKAAHRAIIGAARERLYIEAQFFRSKEAGRWIEQALEENPGLEVIILIANAPEEIAFEGQGDNPAHRHGEYLQARALERLLKTGGRDRVGLFTLAKQEEADGADAKFKKSRGTAFGAGVIHIHSKLLIADDAACLMSSANINGRSFDWDTELGVIWAERGDAITRFRRDLWGQLFDGEVPADLAEWRTVARANAKAEPEDRAGFVVPYQIGRARRFARPYFFIPDDLV
- the tatC gene encoding twin-arginine translocase subunit TatC, with the protein product MRDIDDSKAPLLEHLVELRKRLIRAFLALAVAFGVCFYFADHIFAFLAQPLVDAFGPGKGKLVYTKLYEAFFTEVRVAFFAAFFLAFPIIANQIWAFIAPGLYAKEKRAFLPFLIATPLLFIGGGALAYYVVMPTAFRFFLGFQGNLGGIQQEALPAVGDYLSLVMHFILAFGIAFLLPVLLMLLERAGLVTRTQLVKGRRYAILVAFIIAAVATPPDVLSQFMLAVPLIFLYEMSLIAIWFTERRRAREAEAEKAIELHSEQG